From a single Aulosira sp. FACHB-615 genomic region:
- a CDS encoding Ycf34 family protein, whose product MCICVNCQYVDRCVTYHAVETQHQQPHLTENPTFDPNEPSINVNIRTKEDVIEMEWDVVGCLSFKQEMGKWAKLRPGELVPT is encoded by the coding sequence ATGTGTATTTGCGTGAACTGCCAATACGTAGACCGTTGTGTAACCTATCATGCTGTAGAAACCCAACACCAACAGCCTCATTTAACTGAGAACCCGACTTTTGACCCTAATGAACCCTCTATTAACGTTAACATCCGTACTAAAGAAGATGTGATTGAAATGGAATGGGATGTTGTTGGTTGTCTTAGCTTTAAGCAAGAAATGGGTAAATGGGCGAAATTGCGTCCCGGTGAACTAGTACCGACGTGA
- the tsaB gene encoding tRNA (adenosine(37)-N6)-threonylcarbamoyltransferase complex dimerization subunit type 1 TsaB yields the protein MTTELTTLPPQQYALSLHTTTPELGFAISNFAGETRTNVWNLGRDLSSYIHQYLIDFIQPQTWADLEFIAVAKGPGGFTGTRIGVVLARTLGQQLNIPVFAISTLAAVAWSYKNHTQKAIAVEMPAQRGKVFGAIYQVNSHTSEITALFPDTVLTPEAWQETLTNSNTEYQLIHATSGLAATVTNILELSYLEWRQGKRPQWSEALPYYGQHPVEI from the coding sequence TTGACCACAGAATTAACCACTCTACCACCCCAGCAATACGCTTTATCCCTGCATACAACCACACCAGAATTAGGTTTTGCCATTAGTAATTTTGCTGGCGAAACTCGCACAAATGTTTGGAATTTAGGGCGTGATTTATCTAGTTATATACATCAATATTTAATTGATTTTATCCAACCACAAACTTGGGCAGATTTAGAATTTATTGCTGTTGCTAAAGGGCCAGGCGGCTTTACGGGAACTCGTATTGGTGTAGTTCTCGCCCGTACTTTAGGGCAACAATTAAATATTCCCGTGTTTGCCATTTCAACATTAGCGGCGGTAGCTTGGTCATATAAAAATCATACTCAAAAAGCGATCGCTGTGGAAATGCCAGCACAACGAGGTAAAGTATTTGGTGCGATTTATCAAGTTAATTCTCACACTTCAGAAATTACAGCCTTATTTCCTGATACAGTACTAACCCCAGAAGCTTGGCAAGAAACTTTAACTAATAGCAATACTGAGTATCAGTTAATTCATGCGACCTCTGGTTTAGCTGCAACTGTCACAAATATTTTGGAACTTTCTTATCTAGAATGGCGACAAGGAAAACGCCCTCAGTGGTCAGAAGCTTTACCTTATTATGGACAACATCCAGTAGAAATTTAA
- a CDS encoding polysaccharide deacetylase family protein, translated as MFSPKLWQFLTAGTITLVGAGGGLSLTGLLLKNPLNIPLLLTQSVDKKSAVTTQNASLNTTKQTVSKEFQGQTIYQAKLPTTDKVIALTFDDGPGPKNTTQILEILKQNHIKATFFLIGQMVSYHPQIVKQIAAEGHVLGNHTWHHWYRRMDVATAASEINRTADLIYQLTGVKTTLFRPPGGFLHNGLVDYAKSQKYAIIMWSDESGDSQRHGQTPTLIKNVVKSAKPGGIVLMHDGGGNRSRTVKALPQIIADLKAKGYKFVTIPELLEMETQAKGVVTAESSIVTKDGHSHRQ; from the coding sequence GTGTTTAGCCCAAAATTATGGCAATTTTTAACCGCAGGAACTATTACACTGGTTGGTGCTGGTGGTGGCTTGAGTCTCACAGGGTTATTACTCAAAAATCCCCTTAACATTCCTTTACTATTGACTCAATCAGTAGATAAGAAATCAGCAGTCACTACACAAAATGCCAGTTTAAATACGACCAAACAAACTGTATCAAAGGAATTTCAAGGACAAACCATTTATCAAGCTAAATTACCCACAACAGATAAAGTTATTGCCTTAACTTTTGATGATGGCCCAGGGCCAAAAAATACGACACAAATATTAGAAATTCTTAAACAAAATCATATTAAAGCAACATTTTTTTTAATCGGGCAAATGGTTAGTTACCATCCCCAAATTGTTAAACAAATTGCCGCCGAAGGTCATGTCTTGGGCAACCATACATGGCATCATTGGTATCGTCGGATGGATGTAGCCACCGCCGCGAGTGAAATTAATCGCACAGCAGATTTGATTTATCAACTTACCGGAGTGAAAACCACATTATTTCGTCCTCCTGGTGGTTTTCTGCACAATGGCTTAGTGGATTATGCCAAAAGTCAAAAGTATGCAATCATTATGTGGTCTGATGAGTCGGGAGACTCTCAACGTCATGGTCAAACTCCAACATTAATTAAAAATGTTGTCAAAAGTGCCAAACCCGGTGGAATTGTGTTGATGCACGACGGTGGCGGCAATCGTTCTCGCACTGTGAAGGCACTACCGCAAATTATTGCAGATTTAAAGGCGAAAGGCTATAAGTTTGTCACCATCCCGGAATTGCTGGAAATGGAAACCCAAGCCAAAGGTGTAGTCACAGCCGAATCTTCTATAGTTACCAAAGATGGACATTCTCATCGTCAATGA
- a CDS encoding bifunctional 2-polyprenyl-6-hydroxyphenol methylase/3-demethylubiquinol 3-O-methyltransferase UbiG, whose amino-acid sequence MSDSQSVSAAVAKLYNTYPFPPEPLLDEPPPGYNWRWNWLAAYSFCTGQKPQKQDIRILDAGCGTGVGTEYLVHLNPQASVVGIDLSAGALAVAQERCQRSGANRVEFHHLSIYDVEQLPGEFDLINCVGVLHHLPDPIRGIQALAKKLAPGGIMHIFVYGELGRWEIQLMQKAIALLQGDKRGDYRDGVQVGRKIFSSLPENNRIVKYEKQRWAMENQRDECFADMYVHPQEVDYNVETLFELIDASELEFIGFSNPGFWQLDRLLGKAPELIERAENLSERQLYRLIELLDPEVTHYEFFLGRPPLAKADWSSDDKLLSAIPELNPCIDGFPSQCIFNYDYQIVNLSTAEFEFMQACNGQAKVGEILANVQLTLDGVRTLIKQQLVMLT is encoded by the coding sequence ATGTCAGATTCTCAAAGTGTAAGTGCTGCTGTTGCCAAACTCTACAATACCTATCCCTTTCCCCCAGAACCCCTGCTAGATGAACCACCTCCGGGTTATAACTGGCGTTGGAATTGGTTAGCAGCTTATAGCTTCTGTACAGGTCAAAAGCCGCAAAAGCAAGACATCCGCATTTTAGATGCTGGCTGCGGTACAGGTGTAGGTACAGAATACTTGGTTCATCTCAACCCCCAAGCTTCTGTAGTTGGGATTGACTTGAGTGCGGGTGCTTTGGCTGTGGCGCAAGAACGTTGTCAGCGTTCCGGTGCGAACCGTGTAGAATTTCATCACCTCAGCATCTATGATGTGGAACAGTTACCCGGTGAATTTGACTTAATTAATTGCGTCGGGGTTTTGCATCACCTACCAGACCCAATTCGCGGTATTCAAGCTTTAGCTAAGAAATTAGCCCCAGGCGGAATTATGCACATTTTTGTGTATGGTGAGTTGGGACGTTGGGAAATTCAACTTATGCAAAAAGCGATCGCCCTTCTCCAAGGCGACAAGCGCGGCGACTACCGTGATGGTGTGCAAGTCGGACGCAAAATATTTTCCTCCTTACCAGAAAACAATCGAATTGTCAAATACGAAAAACAACGCTGGGCAATGGAAAACCAGCGCGATGAATGTTTTGCAGATATGTACGTTCATCCCCAAGAAGTTGATTACAATGTTGAGACGTTATTTGAATTAATTGATGCTTCTGAGTTAGAATTTATCGGCTTTTCCAATCCTGGTTTTTGGCAGTTAGATAGACTTTTAGGGAAAGCACCAGAGTTAATTGAACGGGCAGAAAATCTCAGCGAACGTCAGTTATATCGTTTAATAGAATTACTCGACCCAGAAGTTACCCATTACGAATTTTTCCTTGGTCGTCCTCCCCTAGCTAAAGCCGACTGGTCAAGTGATGACAAGTTGTTATCAGCTATCCCAGAATTAAACCCTTGTATTGATGGCTTTCCTAGTCAATGTATCTTTAATTACGACTACCAAATTGTCAACTTGTCCACAGCAGAGTTTGAGTTTATGCAAGCCTGTAATGGACAAGCAAAAGTAGGGGAAATTTTAGCAAATGTGCAATTAACTTTGGATGGAGTGAGAACCTTGATCAAGCAGCAGTTGGTCATGTTGACATAA
- a CDS encoding DUF6335 family protein: MTEKNQHPEVNSEDLPQEITESYGTGVKELPGYNIGERSLDQTTPEYPDSPEVTTQDGYTYWQDTVGDEAVGGTVAVPEQDVTEEIEAAVGLEMSDRAFLRTNEILEQRDDRRWELDPKSSEDYQER, from the coding sequence ATGACAGAAAAAAATCAGCATCCTGAAGTTAATTCAGAAGATTTACCACAAGAAATTACTGAATCTTACGGCACTGGAGTCAAAGAATTACCAGGGTACAATATTGGTGAGCGATCGCTTGATCAAACTACCCCAGAGTATCCCGATAGCCCCGAAGTCACCACTCAAGACGGTTATACTTACTGGCAAGATACCGTAGGCGATGAAGCTGTTGGTGGTACTGTCGCCGTTCCTGAACAAGATGTTACCGAAGAAATTGAAGCAGCCGTTGGTTTAGAAATGAGCGATCGCGCCTTCCTCCGTACCAACGAAATTCTCGAACAACGCGATGATCGTCGCTGGGAACTAGACCCAAAATCCTCCGAAGATTACCAAGAACGATGA
- a CDS encoding DUF2267 domain-containing protein yields MEYHEFITHVQSLSQSNSREEAELATRATLETIKERIAESEIQDLAAQLPQELSDYLQAQTQASIQSFHLQEFIQRVSQKEHIEPTTTAIHVRAVFAVLQNAIKPEIFSRFHAHFSHDYEELFPAPSTSEV; encoded by the coding sequence GTGGAATATCACGAGTTTATTACCCATGTCCAAAGTCTCTCTCAATCTAATTCTCGTGAGGAGGCGGAACTTGCTACTCGTGCAACTCTAGAAACTATTAAAGAACGTATTGCAGAAAGTGAAATTCAAGATTTAGCTGCACAACTTCCACAGGAACTAAGTGATTATTTACAAGCACAAACACAAGCAAGTATTCAAAGTTTTCATCTCCAAGAGTTTATTCAACGTGTTAGCCAAAAAGAACATATAGAACCTACTACTACTGCAATTCATGTCCGAGCAGTTTTCGCTGTGTTGCAAAATGCCATCAAGCCTGAAATTTTTTCTCGGTTTCACGCCCATTTTAGTCACGATTACGAAGAACTATTTCCTGCACCATCTACTAGTGAAGTATGA
- a CDS encoding DJ-1/PfpI/YhbO family deglycase/protease, with protein MSYQNNHSGKKKVAILIENDVEDAEFIVPCHGLKQAGIDVVVLGARMNEKYKGKRGRVSVQADGTTTEAIASEFDAVIIPGGMAPDKMRRNPNTVRFVQEALQQGKLVAAVCHGPQLLIEGDLLREKRATGFVAIRRDMLNAGANYQDESLVVDGNLITSREPGDLAIFTTAILSRLGYGGKDVALPDETDINAEWWKIADAWGGSTKGEIAKGLNTALSGERYSLEALEKYYEKESDTQAKALFQELMAHKQRHIEILETYLNKLGEKPSIAANIANQYAKVKAALSGSDDIYQIRCALGDLQTGIGDIGNLSAMFTDPIATDIFKKIYGDLLKDEQRLVELYRARLSAGVQSPKPTTGAAVSM; from the coding sequence ATGTCATATCAAAACAATCATTCTGGGAAGAAAAAAGTTGCAATTCTAATTGAAAATGATGTCGAAGATGCAGAATTTATAGTTCCTTGTCACGGGCTGAAACAAGCAGGAATAGATGTAGTTGTCCTCGGTGCGCGGATGAACGAAAAATATAAAGGTAAACGCGGTAGAGTTTCTGTTCAAGCAGATGGTACCACTACAGAAGCGATCGCATCAGAATTCGATGCAGTAATAATTCCTGGTGGGATGGCTCCTGATAAAATGCGCCGCAACCCCAATACAGTGCGCTTTGTCCAAGAAGCTCTGCAACAAGGAAAGCTCGTCGCCGCAGTTTGTCACGGGCCACAATTATTAATTGAAGGCGATTTGCTCAGAGAAAAACGCGCTACTGGTTTTGTGGCTATCCGCCGCGATATGCTGAATGCGGGTGCAAACTATCAAGATGAATCCCTGGTAGTGGATGGTAATTTAATTACTTCCCGCGAACCTGGAGACTTGGCAATTTTTACCACAGCTATTCTCAGCCGTCTTGGTTACGGTGGTAAAGATGTGGCTCTTCCCGATGAAACAGATATTAACGCCGAATGGTGGAAAATTGCTGATGCTTGGGGTGGTTCAACTAAAGGCGAAATTGCTAAAGGTTTAAATACGGCTTTAAGTGGTGAACGTTATTCTCTAGAAGCTCTAGAAAAGTATTACGAAAAAGAGTCTGATACTCAAGCTAAGGCACTGTTTCAAGAGTTAATGGCGCATAAACAGCGTCACATTGAAATATTAGAAACCTACCTGAATAAATTAGGTGAAAAGCCTTCGATAGCTGCCAATATCGCTAATCAATATGCCAAGGTAAAAGCGGCGCTATCTGGTAGTGATGATATCTATCAAATCCGTTGTGCTTTGGGTGATTTACAAACAGGTATTGGGGACATTGGTAATTTATCTGCAATGTTTACTGACCCCATAGCAACTGATATTTTCAAAAAGATTTACGGCGATTTGTTAAAAGACGAACAACGTTTGGTAGAGCTATATCGGGCGCGGCTAAGTGCGGGAGTGCAATCTCCTAAGCCGACAACTGGTGCAGCTGTTTCTATGTAA
- a CDS encoding SRPBCC family protein encodes MTSTGDRTTKTTPEANEMERWASLIGGGAMVLTGLSQRSLKGVLTALAGGGLVYQGLTKQSTIQQAQEALGINKPIKVEKTVTINKPADELYRYWHNFEQLPTFMKHLQSVKVYDAKRSHWIAKAPLANNVEWDAEILEDRENEFISWASVEGADIDNSGFVRFKKAPGERGTEVKVVLEYNIPGGGISAALAKLFGEEPEQQIGDDLRRFKMLMEAGEIATTEGQPTGKR; translated from the coding sequence GTGACTTCAACAGGCGATCGCACAACTAAAACTACCCCAGAAGCTAATGAGATGGAACGCTGGGCTTCTCTCATTGGCGGTGGGGCTATGGTACTCACAGGTTTAAGTCAACGCTCTTTAAAAGGTGTATTAACTGCACTGGCTGGCGGTGGTTTAGTTTACCAAGGGTTAACTAAGCAAAGCACAATACAGCAAGCACAAGAAGCCCTGGGAATTAATAAACCCATCAAAGTTGAAAAGACGGTAACTATTAATAAACCAGCCGATGAACTTTACCGTTATTGGCACAACTTTGAGCAGTTACCCACCTTTATGAAGCATCTGCAATCGGTGAAGGTATACGACGCAAAACGTTCGCATTGGATTGCAAAAGCGCCTTTAGCTAACAACGTTGAATGGGATGCAGAGATTCTCGAAGATAGAGAAAACGAGTTTATCTCTTGGGCTTCTGTCGAAGGCGCAGATATTGATAACTCCGGCTTTGTCAGATTTAAAAAAGCTCCAGGCGAGCGAGGTACAGAAGTCAAAGTAGTTTTAGAATACAACATCCCCGGCGGTGGAATAAGTGCGGCTCTGGCAAAACTTTTTGGCGAAGAACCAGAACAACAAATCGGTGATGACCTACGCCGCTTCAAAATGCTCATGGAAGCCGGAGAAATCGCCACCACCGAAGGACAGCCAACAGGCAAAAGATGA
- a CDS encoding zinc-dependent alcohol dehydrogenase, with amino-acid sequence MKAVCWQGANEVRVESVPDPTILNPRDAIIKITSTAICGSDLHIYGGYIPTVQKGDIIGHEFMGEVVEVGREVNNLKIGVDAKRLLPGDRVVVPSTIGCGNCAYCQRDMWSLCDNSNPNSWLEEKLFGNVTSAIYGYSHLLGGYAGAQAEYIRVPFADVGVVKVPSDIPDEKLLFISDAIPTGYMGAELCDIQPGDTVAVWGSGAVGLFAMISAYMMGAEKVIAIDRFPERLEMAKKYAKAEVINYEEVNAGEALKEMTGGRGPDACIDAVGLEAHGVGLEDFYDQTKQKLKLESDRPHVLREMMVACRKGGTLAIMGVYGGFVDKIPLGAAFNKGLTFRMGQMHGQKYMHLLLQQILDGKLDPSFVVTHQLPLAEAAHGYHIFQQKKDNCVKVVLKP; translated from the coding sequence ATGAAAGCAGTCTGTTGGCAAGGTGCTAATGAAGTGCGGGTGGAATCGGTACCAGACCCGACGATTCTTAATCCCCGCGATGCGATTATTAAAATTACTTCCACAGCTATCTGTGGTTCGGATTTACATATATATGGCGGCTATATCCCAACAGTCCAAAAAGGTGACATTATTGGTCACGAATTTATGGGGGAAGTCGTCGAAGTTGGTAGGGAAGTTAATAATTTAAAAATAGGCGTAGACGCGAAGCGGCTTCTCCCTGGAGATCGCGTTGTTGTTCCCTCAACCATTGGCTGTGGTAACTGTGCTTATTGCCAGCGTGATATGTGGTCGCTGTGCGATAATTCTAACCCCAACAGTTGGCTAGAAGAAAAGTTATTTGGTAATGTTACCTCAGCAATTTATGGCTACTCTCATTTATTAGGTGGCTATGCAGGCGCACAAGCCGAATATATCCGCGTACCTTTTGCTGATGTTGGCGTTGTGAAAGTTCCGTCAGATATACCTGATGAGAAACTCTTATTTATTTCTGACGCTATTCCGACTGGCTACATGGGTGCAGAACTCTGTGATATTCAGCCAGGGGATACGGTAGCGGTTTGGGGAAGCGGTGCAGTGGGACTGTTCGCCATGATTAGCGCCTATATGATGGGTGCAGAAAAAGTAATTGCTATAGACCGCTTCCCCGAACGCTTAGAAATGGCGAAAAAATATGCCAAAGCCGAAGTAATTAACTACGAAGAAGTTAATGCAGGTGAAGCATTAAAAGAAATGACTGGCGGACGCGGCCCTGATGCTTGCATTGATGCAGTCGGTTTAGAAGCCCACGGTGTTGGTTTAGAAGACTTCTACGACCAGACAAAACAAAAACTCAAGCTAGAAAGCGATCGCCCCCACGTATTACGAGAAATGATGGTAGCCTGTCGTAAAGGCGGCACTCTGGCAATTATGGGTGTTTATGGTGGTTTCGTTGACAAAATACCCTTGGGTGCAGCTTTTAACAAAGGTCTAACCTTCAGAATGGGACAAATGCACGGACAGAAATATATGCACTTGTTACTCCAGCAAATCTTGGACGGTAAACTCGACCCTTCTTTTGTGGTAACTCATCAACTCCCACTAGCAGAAGCGGCTCACGGTTATCACATTTTTCAACAGAAAAAAGATAACTGTGTCAAAGTTGTCCTCAAACCATGA
- a CDS encoding zinc-dependent alcohol dehydrogenase — MKAVCWHGANDVRVETVPDPKILNPRDAIIKITSTAICGSDLHIYDGYIPTMQKGDILGHEFMGEVVELGSEVKNVKIGVDAKRLLLGDRVVVPFTISCGNCFFCQRDLWSLCDNSNPNAWLVELQMGHSPAGLFGYSHLFGGYAGGQAEYVRVPFADVGLFKIPDHLTDEQVLFLTDIFPTGYMAAENCNIKPGDVVAVWGCGPVGQFAIKSAFLLGAERVIAIDRIPERLQMAKEQGKAEVLNYEEVDIGEALKELTGGRGPDACIDAVGMEAHGTDAMAFYDKVKQAVRLETDRPTALRQVILSAGKGGHVSIAGVYGGFLDKIPMGSAMNKGLTFKMGQTHVHRYLKPLLNHIENGDLDPSFVITHTLSLDQAPHGYQIFKEKKDNCIKVVLKP, encoded by the coding sequence ATGAAAGCAGTTTGCTGGCACGGAGCAAACGATGTGCGGGTAGAAACGGTTCCTGATCCCAAAATTCTTAACCCGCGAGATGCCATTATTAAAATTACATCCACAGCAATTTGTGGTTCAGATTTACATATTTATGATGGCTATATTCCCACCATGCAAAAAGGCGATATCCTTGGGCATGAATTTATGGGGGAAGTTGTAGAATTAGGCAGTGAAGTTAAGAATGTAAAAATAGGCGTAGACGCGAAGCGGCTTCTCCTTGGAGATCGCGTCGTTGTTCCCTTTACCATTTCCTGCGGTAACTGTTTTTTTTGCCAGCGCGATTTATGGTCTTTATGTGATAACTCCAACCCAAATGCTTGGCTGGTAGAACTGCAAATGGGTCACTCACCAGCAGGCTTATTTGGTTATTCGCACTTATTTGGCGGTTACGCTGGCGGACAAGCAGAATATGTCCGAGTACCCTTTGCAGATGTTGGCTTATTCAAAATTCCCGACCACCTCACAGATGAGCAAGTTCTATTTTTAACTGACATTTTCCCGACTGGTTACATGGCCGCAGAAAACTGTAACATCAAACCCGGCGATGTTGTTGCTGTTTGGGGTTGCGGCCCAGTCGGACAATTTGCCATTAAAAGTGCTTTTCTCCTTGGTGCAGAGCGCGTTATTGCCATAGACCGCATTCCCGAACGGCTGCAAATGGCCAAAGAACAAGGCAAAGCTGAAGTCCTCAACTATGAAGAGGTAGACATTGGGGAAGCACTCAAAGAATTGACAGGCGGTCGTGGCCCTGATGCTTGTATTGATGCTGTGGGTATGGAAGCACATGGTACAGATGCGATGGCTTTCTACGACAAAGTAAAACAAGCAGTTCGTCTAGAAACAGACCGTCCAACAGCATTACGTCAAGTAATTCTATCTGCGGGAAAAGGCGGTCATGTCTCAATTGCCGGAGTTTACGGTGGCTTCCTCGACAAAATTCCAATGGGTTCAGCAATGAACAAAGGTTTGACTTTCAAAATGGGACAAACCCATGTCCACAGATACTTAAAACCCTTACTCAATCACATTGAAAACGGCGACCTCGACCCTTCATTCGTAATCACTCACACTCTATCTTTAGACCAAGCACCCCACGGCTACCAAATTTTTAAAGAGAAAAAAGATAACTGTATCAAAGTTGTTCTCAAACCATAA
- a CDS encoding cupin domain-containing protein, which yields MTDTSVNKIDSSHSPKGKLGQKYLASGKTVSMRLWENEQPGEDKPPTAREYETVGYVIHGRAELHIEGQMILLEPGSSWVIPKGSHHTYKILESFTAVEATSPPAQVHGRDEN from the coding sequence ATGACTGACACCAGCGTTAACAAAATAGATTCTAGCCATTCACCCAAAGGTAAACTCGGTCAAAAATATCTAGCTTCTGGTAAAACAGTTTCGATGCGCCTTTGGGAAAATGAACAACCAGGAGAAGATAAACCACCAACAGCACGGGAATATGAAACTGTTGGTTATGTAATTCATGGTCGTGCAGAACTGCACATCGAAGGACAAATGATTTTGCTAGAACCTGGTAGTTCTTGGGTTATTCCCAAAGGTTCACACCACACTTACAAAATTCTTGAATCATTCACCGCCGTAGAAGCCACCAGTCCACCCGCCCAAGTTCATGGACGTGATGAAAATTAA
- the psb34 gene encoding photosystem II assembly protein Psb34: MYTTVNEDGVLNNYATEPQIYYAEYPAIWEQRRYVIQAAVASLFVTGLVLFAFAVS, translated from the coding sequence ATGTATACCACCGTTAATGAAGATGGCGTTTTAAATAACTATGCAACCGAACCCCAGATTTACTACGCTGAATACCCAGCAATTTGGGAACAGCGTCGTTACGTTATCCAAGCTGCCGTTGCAAGTTTGTTTGTAACAGGTTTAGTATTATTTGCTTTTGCAGTTAGCTAA